GTCCTCAGTGGCATGACTCTGGCGCTGTTTGCTCTGATGCGCCGAGATCTCAAGGGCATATGGCAGTGCATCAAACCTATACGTGGCCTCGGGCTCACCGCGTTAATCAGCCTCCCTTGGTACATCGCAGAGCTGATGGTCGAGGGCCAGCCTTTTTGGGACAGCTTTTTTGGTTATCACAATCTGCAACGCTTTACATCAGTCGTGAATAACCACCTTCAACCCTGGTGGTTTTTCGGGGTGATTTTGGTTGTGGCATCCCTGCCCTTCACTCCCTTGTTGCTCCTTGGGCTGGCGCAAACCCTGCATCCATCAAACCTGAAGCGTGCCTTTTCATCCGTCCAACCCAATGCAAGCTTGTCTCTTCAGAGTTTTGCCAGTTGCTGGCTTGTATCTGTATTTCTGCTGTTCACCACCGCGGCAACCAAGCTTCCGAGTTACTGGCTGCCTGCCACTCCAGCTGCAGCGATTCTCATCGCCCTTGCAGCAAGGCCCTCCGAACCAGGGAAACGCCTCCCTTTCGATTGGGCCTGGGGCACAACAATCTTGCTGACATTTGTTTTGTCGATGGGGTTCTGGGGTTCCTCGGTCTGGATACCTCTCATCGATGACCCCGAGATGCCCACGCTGCCAGAAGAACTAATTGCAAGCCGCTTAGTTTTAAGGGCAGCAGTGTGCTTTTCGATCGCTGGTTTTTTGGGCCTCTTGATGATCAAGCGGAAGGCCTCCGGTCGCTTGCTAGCCGTTCAGGGACCGCTGGTGGTGTTCCAGCTCATTGCTCTAATCCCCATCATTGACCTAGGCGATCGCGTGCGTCAGCTTCCAATCCGTGATGTTGCCGCAACTGTGTTGGAAAACCAGCGTCCTGGTGAACCTTTAGCGATGGTTGGAGTCGAGAAGCCGTCTTTACATTTCTACGCAGATCAGGTCGTTGTCTACGAAGGTCTTACAAAAAATGCTCTTATAAATTTGGCTGATCGATTAAGCAGGGAGAATCGAAGAGGGTGGCAAGGAGTTTCAATTGACAGCGATGGTGAAGGTTCGCAAACGGTGATGGTCGTTATTGATTCGGACACATTTAAAAGGACTCATTGGCAAGGTCTTAATCCAGCAATGATCGGACAATTTGGGATCTATCAAGTTCTTAGATTCGATAGGAGTAAGTTGGAAAAAAGGGCTTCAGAGCTCAAGGCCTCTGGACACAAATCAACATGGGAAAGGTCCCGTCCAGAACGTTACTGACTGCTTCCGAGCGACTCTGAAAGCTTCAGTCTTCGACAGAACCCGCAGTGGCCCCAGAGAGCCATCTCCCCTGCCGGAGCTGGGCTGTCACAGCAAGGGCATGACGCCATTCCATGCACATCGATCCGGCTCGGATGGCGAGCCCAAACACTCTCTTCTGTCTCTAACTCTGCTGTAGGTGATGGGTGGTGTTGCTGAATCCTCAGATCGCGTACGGCATGGCCAGCGCTTCGCACTGCTGCCAAGAGTTGAGGCTTGCTGTACTGAAGAGCCTGGCGCCATTGCGGGTGGCGCGCTCCCACAGTGAGGACACCATGGCTCAAATTCAGGGGCCTGCAGTGATCAGCCAAGGGACGCCCCGCTAACTGGGGCCAGTCCTGCCAAAGCGCAGCCAGTGAGCCTTCACGTCTCCATGTACTCCGCAGAGACTCAAGGCACTCTTGCAGAGGTTGAACTGGCGGCGGTGGCGGCGGCACCAACACCTCTCCCCGACCAAAACGGCGCCGCTGGGATCGAGGTGCTCGCCCCATAACGTCATCAAATGAATTTGGACCTTAGTGGGGAAAGGTGGTCCAGCTCGCTAATCTCTTGCAGTGCTCGCACCGATTCATGGGTTTCTTCGACCGGCTCAGCCGTCTGCTGCGCGCCAACCTCAATGATCTTGTTAGCAAAGCTGAGGATCCCGTCAAGATCCTTGATCAAGCCGTCTCTGACATGCAAGACGACCTGGTCAAACTCCGACAGGCTGTTGCGATGGCAATCGCCAGTCAAAAACGGCTCAAAAACCAAGCAGAGCAGGCCGAGTCTCAAGCTCGTACCTGGTACGAACGCGCCGAGCTCGCACTCAAGAAAAACGAGGATGACCTAGCACGTGAGGCCCTCACCCGTCGCAAAACATTCCAAGAAACGGCCACGTCTCTTGGCACTCAGGTTCAAGCTCAGAGCGCTCAAGTTGAAACCCTCAAAAAAAGCTTGGTTGCTCTGGAAGGAAAGATTGCCGAGGCTCGAACCAAGAAAGACATGCTCAAAGCCAGGGCGCAAGCCGCCCAGGCTCAACAGCAGCTCCAGAGCGCTGTTGGCAGCATGGGAACCAATTCAGCCATGGCTGCATTCGAGCGCATGGAGGACAAGGTTCAATCTCTCGAAGCCAGTAGCCAAGCAGCAGCTGAGCTCGCTGGTGCTGACCTCGATAGCCAGTTCGCGGCGCTTGAAGGTGGCGACGATGTGGACGATGAATTGGCAGCCTTACGAAAGCAGGTCAAAGGAGGCTCGGAGGCTGCAGCTCTCCCAGCAGCGGACTCTGAGGTAAAACCCGTCAAGGTGGAAGAGGTTGATGCCGATCTCGAGGAGCTGCGTCGATCTATCGACAAACTGTGATGAATCAGCTCCTTCAGCGGCCGAGTCCATAGGATTGCTTCAGTTCAACTATCGCCCGTGTCTTCAGCTGTTTCCGACTTCACAGATGCAGCGTTCGAGCAGGAAGTGTTGACTGCATCTACGACCGTTTTGGTTGACTTCTGGGCCCCATGGTGTGGCCCATGCAGGTTGATGGCGCCATTGATGGACTGGGCTGCTGAGACCTACGCCGACAGCCTTTTAGTGGGCAAGCTTGAAGTGGATGGCAACCCAATCACCCGCGATGGGTTCAAAGTTCAAGGCATACCAACTCTGATCCTGTTCCGTAACGGCCAGGAAATTGCTAGGCACGAGGGGGCCATTGCCCGCCCTCAGTTGCAATCCTTTCTGGATGCTCACCTCTAAGCGTCTGGCTCGCCTCGGGAGCGGAGTGTTTGATCGCAATGATCAGCGCAAGCGCTTGTACAAGCTCGGGGGAACCCAACAACAGCAACCGCTCATCGACCTCTCCCTGGGATGCACCGATTTGCTTCCCCCGCCTGCTGCAGTTCAGGCCATGGGGGACCGCCTCCAGGAGCCAAGAAGCGCGGCCTACTGCCTGCACGCTGCAACAGCCTCGTTTCGGGAGGCAGCAGGGGCCTGGTGTAATCAGCGACTAGGTGTGTCGGTGGATCCTGAGCGTGAGGTTCTTCTCCTTGTTGGATCTCAAGAGGGGACCGCCCATTTCCCGCTGACTGTGTTGGACCCTGGTGATCAAGCCCTGATTCTTGATCCGTCTTACCCCTCCCATCGCGGAGGCCTTGAATTAGCAGATGCTTGCATCCAGACCCTGCCCCTCACTGCGGAGCAAGGTTGGGCTCCGGACTTCAAGGCGATCACAATCAGTCAGTGGGATCAACTGCGTCTCTTGATGCTTGGTTTTCCCCACAACCCCACAGCCTGTGTTGGTCAACAATCCTGGCTGGATGAAGCGATGGGTCAGGCCCAACGCCATGATCTGGTGGTCGCCCACGACAATCCTTATTTAGATCTAGCGCTTGAGGGAGAAGCCCCTTCCCTTCTGCGTTGTCCCCACTGGCGCGAACGCGGGATCGAGTTCTTTTCTCTCTCCAAGGGGTGGTGCCTTGGTGGCTTTCGTCTGGCATTTGCAATCGGAGCCGAACCCCTGATTACGGCCTTGAGGCAGATCAAAAG
The Synechococcus sp. CC9311 DNA segment above includes these coding regions:
- a CDS encoding glycosyltransferase family 39 protein, which codes for MSMINVPTNPRISPRQRSRGLLLILALGLAMCCWQLGSTGLVDETPPLFAAAGRAMARTGDWLTPRVNGLPRFDKPPLVYWLMGLGYSIPTNELWDPLGTWAGRLPSALASVATMLMLGDTLILHPAEQESHPRRTAVAAALAFALSPLVQIWSRTAVSDALLSGTLALSLLCQWRCYASGASRRWWLAWVLLATAVLTKGPVAVVLSGMTLALFALMRRDLKGIWQCIKPIRGLGLTALISLPWYIAELMVEGQPFWDSFFGYHNLQRFTSVVNNHLQPWWFFGVILVVASLPFTPLLLLGLAQTLHPSNLKRAFSSVQPNASLSLQSFASCWLVSVFLLFTTAATKLPSYWLPATPAAAILIALAARPSEPGKRLPFDWAWGTTILLTFVLSMGFWGSSVWIPLIDDPEMPTLPEELIASRLVLRAAVCFSIAGFLGLLMIKRKASGRLLAVQGPLVVFQLIALIPIIDLGDRVRQLPIRDVAATVLENQRPGEPLAMVGVEKPSLHFYADQVVVYEGLTKNALINLADRLSRENRRGWQGVSIDSDGEGSQTVMVVIDSDTFKRTHWQGLNPAMIGQFGIYQVLRFDRSKLEKRASELKASGHKSTWERSRPERY
- a CDS encoding DUF721 domain-containing protein, which translates into the protein MGRAPRSQRRRFGRGEVLVPPPPPPVQPLQECLESLRSTWRREGSLAALWQDWPQLAGRPLADHCRPLNLSHGVLTVGARHPQWRQALQYSKPQLLAAVRSAGHAVRDLRIQQHHPSPTAELETEESVWARHPSRIDVHGMASCPCCDSPAPAGEMALWGHCGFCRRLKLSESLGSSQ
- a CDS encoding PspA/IM30 family protein, with product MGFFDRLSRLLRANLNDLVSKAEDPVKILDQAVSDMQDDLVKLRQAVAMAIASQKRLKNQAEQAESQARTWYERAELALKKNEDDLAREALTRRKTFQETATSLGTQVQAQSAQVETLKKSLVALEGKIAEARTKKDMLKARAQAAQAQQQLQSAVGSMGTNSAMAAFERMEDKVQSLEASSQAAAELAGADLDSQFAALEGGDDVDDELAALRKQVKGGSEAAALPAADSEVKPVKVEEVDADLEELRRSIDKL
- the trxA gene encoding thioredoxin, which gives rise to MSSAVSDFTDAAFEQEVLTASTTVLVDFWAPWCGPCRLMAPLMDWAAETYADSLLVGKLEVDGNPITRDGFKVQGIPTLILFRNGQEIARHEGAIARPQLQSFLDAHL
- a CDS encoding aminotransferase class I/II-fold pyridoxal phosphate-dependent enzyme; amino-acid sequence: MLTSKRLARLGSGVFDRNDQRKRLYKLGGTQQQQPLIDLSLGCTDLLPPPAAVQAMGDRLQEPRSAAYCLHAATASFREAAGAWCNQRLGVSVDPEREVLLLVGSQEGTAHFPLTVLDPGDQALILDPSYPSHRGGLELADACIQTLPLTAEQGWAPDFKAITISQWDQLRLLMLGFPHNPTACVGQQSWLDEAMGQAQRHDLVVAHDNPYLDLALEGEAPSLLRCPHWRERGIEFFSLSKGWCLGGFRLAFAIGAEPLITALRQIKSVIDFNQCQALQQGAVVALSDHADWPAHLLPTYRERRDRTRTALSELGWPIPSPSMALYLWMPVPAWASAQGWGDEQMAAQLLEHCGVAITPGSGFGEAGRDWLRLALVRPVAELEAAVARLKPWWHQQC